Proteins from one Deinococcus actinosclerus genomic window:
- a CDS encoding AEC family transporter, protein MLQALSNVMLPVMLVAGLGALVSARFPIDQATIARVTLYLLSPALVLNVLLTTRVQAGEVLTLGAAYALTVAGSLLLGWLTGLRAPQAQRRSLTASVGIWNSGNMGLPIALFAFGQAGFTHATLLFLMSFVGMYVIAPVVYTARVRRPDQPPPSAGRMLLNMVRLPAVWMVALGVTLRALHLQPPEGLMRGVDLLAQATLPMVLLSLGLQLGSGGWPRLDTRVWLATAARLIGGPLLGLAAGLACGLRGEVLALLVLSASMPTAVNALLIAREYGGDADTVARTAFLSTVLSVPTIAAVVALLPRLTG, encoded by the coding sequence GTGCTTCAGGCCCTGAGTAACGTCATGCTGCCCGTCATGCTCGTCGCGGGGCTGGGCGCGCTCGTCTCAGCGCGCTTCCCCATTGATCAGGCGACCATCGCGCGGGTCACGCTGTACCTGCTGTCCCCGGCACTCGTGCTGAACGTCCTGCTGACCACCCGCGTGCAGGCGGGCGAGGTCCTGACGCTGGGCGCCGCGTACGCCCTGACCGTCGCGGGCAGCCTGCTGCTGGGCTGGCTGACTGGCCTGCGCGCCCCGCAGGCGCAGCGGCGCAGCCTCACCGCGAGCGTCGGCATCTGGAACAGCGGCAACATGGGCCTCCCGATTGCGCTGTTCGCCTTCGGACAGGCGGGCTTCACGCACGCCACGCTGCTGTTCCTGATGTCCTTCGTGGGCATGTACGTCATCGCACCCGTCGTGTACACCGCCCGCGTGCGCCGCCCCGACCAGCCGCCCCCCAGCGCGGGCCGGATGCTGCTGAACATGGTGCGCCTGCCCGCCGTGTGGATGGTCGCGCTGGGCGTCACCCTCCGCGCCCTGCACCTCCAGCCCCCGGAGGGCCTGATGCGCGGCGTGGACCTGCTCGCGCAGGCGACCCTGCCGATGGTGCTGCTCTCACTGGGCCTGCAACTCGGCTCGGGCGGCTGGCCCCGCCTGGACACCCGCGTGTGGCTCGCGACCGCCGCGCGCCTGATCGGCGGTCCCCTGCTGGGCCTCGCCGCCGGACTCGCCTGCGGGCTGCGGGGCGAGGTGCTGGCCCTCCTCGTGCTGTCCGCCAGCATGCCCACCGCCGTGAACGCCCTGCTGATCGCCCGCGAGTACGGCGGGGACGCCGACACCGTCGCCCGCACCGCGTTCCTGAGCACCGTGCTGAGCGTCCCGACCATCGCGGCGGTCGTGGCGCTGCTGCCCCGCCTGACCGGCTGA
- a CDS encoding AIM24 family protein: MDFTWKGTTERDLSSASHRLEVIEYSAEPMEAALSGYHQSVSRPARWRQLAVHVAGDGSAGNAVLETGALQYLRGSLEMQAVNAAGGSGLGGFLRGAVTAAASGEGLYKTAFRGSGTLYTEPTRLHLLLGELRGESLIVDDGAFVACVGDITVGRHVNHGFAQAVGSGEGRVQPKLTGSGLFALQSPVPPEEFQVLDLRGDTLKVDGNLVVAYTDGLEFKVEKSARGLLGSGKTGEGFVQAYRGTGRVWLAPTLPLHLTH, encoded by the coding sequence ATGGACTTCACCTGGAAAGGCACGACCGAACGCGACCTGAGCAGCGCCTCTCACCGCCTGGAAGTCATCGAATACAGCGCCGAACCCATGGAGGCCGCGCTGAGCGGCTACCACCAGAGCGTCAGCCGCCCCGCCCGCTGGCGGCAGCTGGCCGTGCACGTCGCCGGGGACGGCAGCGCCGGGAACGCCGTGCTGGAAACCGGCGCGCTCCAGTACCTGCGCGGCAGTCTGGAGATGCAGGCCGTGAACGCCGCCGGGGGCAGCGGTCTGGGCGGCTTCCTGCGTGGCGCCGTCACCGCCGCTGCCAGCGGCGAGGGCCTGTACAAGACCGCCTTCCGGGGCAGCGGCACCCTGTACACCGAACCCACCCGCCTGCACCTGCTGCTGGGCGAACTGCGCGGCGAGAGCCTGATCGTGGACGACGGCGCGTTCGTGGCATGCGTGGGCGACATCACGGTGGGCCGCCACGTGAACCACGGCTTCGCGCAGGCGGTCGGCAGCGGCGAGGGCCGCGTGCAGCCCAAACTGACCGGCAGCGGCCTGTTCGCCCTCCAGAGCCCCGTGCCGCCCGAGGAATTCCAGGTGCTCGACCTGCGCGGCGACACCCTGAAAGTCGACGGGAACCTGGTCGTGGCGTACACCGACGGGCTGGAGTTCAAGGTGGAGAAGAGCGCGCGCGGCCTGCTCGGCAGCGGCAAGACCGGCGAGGGCTTCGTGCAGGCCTACCGGGGCACCGGCCGCGTGTGGCTGGCCCCGACCCTCCCCCTGCACCTCACCCACTGA
- a CDS encoding coiled-coil domain-containing protein: MKKSLLVLTAALSFGVAAAQTAAPASAPQVPALTDVPAGHWAKDAIDLLVSKGILLGYPDGTFRGTQNLTRYEAAVIIARLLDQVKGGEVTITDEETLTALQNAIQELAADLAALGVRVSDLEENAVSRDDFARLEERVEMLAAASGDAEALAGLTSQIDDLAARADDYDTLRADVDDNASQIAALNDLTVLLNQDILNLQDRVSAVEAAQADLVARADFDALGGRVTTVETKVTDLSNRVATLEKYAFTIKPSLSATYYVARANRDMDVDRLLAGTVFSTGDDGDADTSDAPRDYADFTGSRQLVSGARENFYGFSTGNGGVREEGETTIDFSIDFTNSGKFDTSKSATTGAYVTSVGGLNVNKVDIKFGIRAGLPDSDYISAGDYANYPDVVDTDSGITYRPLFFYFSNGTADFTVGNTPITVTFGKALKFKFADYIGDNDKTGRGDGYIVNVDGSNLPVIGSLKPTIQVVYGSRDGAEAFYTYGDADNNVNTRDVVTGISDGYYKYYRGVRATITPVGTLKAGIHYLQEGTDETGYAAATYRATQGDPTRNIGAGAFTAATDVTTFGADLHGTVAGWQLDSEYARSNVTNTTFSTTGVLTPVVTTENAFYAKTSGNIGSIAKVYTLNYRSVSAGYDKTAGIMEADPTDTDNGSTAPYASGRTGFGIKVGTTLGPIALAAYQDNEVDYGKNPLETANEPSAVVDRGVTGKINLFNLVTVRGGYYEYLTGVNAPVEDYEGLNGVRYGVRADITPGLGLAIGAYYRNVGLAGNSGPRAQNDGGLFANGKYNSYFDLATNDLKDQSGCGDLHPGIKSTDTDMVGRALTFSQNSFGDSYCYSEYGADLTHNGKDANALVKDLSFRVGYAARYRNYDEAYTNSFFYGDVLYGKKVGIAQVDLKGAFGVDTYSENERNNAERALISGTASPANSTAYAFGIKVKTDELNVAFKPSFEGQFGIYNRSYDYGAYNFTVDPDNNAATDNSVTYANAADYTASAMKYVVGVKLNEFLLPNTKLAVYYAGYQGKNRVYRNFVTATALNDNSDAPGSFRDSNTGATINQNLLYVEGNYYDLSFGYGYGTLSMRDANGNAIAGAADAKGSVFKINYKVNF, encoded by the coding sequence ATGAAGAAAAGCCTGCTCGTTCTCACCGCCGCGCTGTCCTTCGGCGTCGCTGCCGCTCAGACGGCCGCGCCCGCCAGCGCACCCCAGGTGCCCGCGCTGACCGACGTTCCCGCCGGTCACTGGGCCAAGGACGCCATCGACCTGCTCGTCAGCAAGGGCATCCTCCTCGGCTACCCCGACGGCACCTTCCGCGGCACGCAGAACCTCACCCGCTACGAAGCGGCCGTGATCATCGCCCGCCTCCTTGACCAGGTCAAGGGCGGCGAAGTGACCATCACCGACGAAGAGACCCTGACCGCGCTGCAGAACGCGATCCAGGAACTCGCCGCCGACCTCGCCGCCCTCGGCGTGCGCGTCAGCGACCTCGAAGAGAACGCCGTCAGCCGCGACGACTTCGCCCGCCTCGAAGAGCGCGTCGAGATGCTCGCCGCCGCCAGCGGTGACGCCGAAGCCCTCGCCGGCCTGACCAGCCAGATCGACGACCTGGCCGCCCGCGCTGACGACTACGACACCCTGCGTGCCGACGTTGACGACAACGCCAGCCAGATCGCCGCCCTGAACGACCTGACCGTCCTCCTGAACCAGGACATCCTGAACCTCCAGGACCGCGTCAGCGCCGTCGAAGCCGCCCAGGCCGACCTCGTCGCCCGCGCCGACTTCGACGCTCTCGGCGGCCGCGTCACCACCGTGGAAACCAAGGTCACCGACCTGAGCAACCGCGTGGCGACCCTCGAGAAGTACGCCTTCACCATCAAGCCCAGCCTCAGCGCCACCTACTACGTCGCCCGCGCCAACCGCGACATGGACGTCGACCGCCTGCTGGCCGGCACGGTCTTCAGCACCGGTGACGACGGCGACGCCGACACCAGCGACGCCCCCCGCGACTACGCTGACTTCACCGGCAGCCGCCAGCTGGTCAGTGGCGCCCGCGAAAACTTCTACGGCTTCAGCACCGGTAACGGTGGCGTCCGCGAAGAAGGCGAAACCACCATCGACTTCAGCATCGACTTCACCAACAGCGGGAAGTTCGACACCAGCAAGAGCGCGACCACGGGCGCCTACGTCACCAGCGTCGGCGGCCTGAACGTCAACAAGGTGGACATCAAGTTCGGCATCCGCGCCGGTCTGCCCGACTCCGACTACATCAGCGCCGGCGACTACGCCAACTACCCCGATGTGGTCGACACCGACAGCGGCATCACCTACCGTCCCCTGTTCTTCTACTTCAGCAACGGCACCGCCGACTTCACCGTGGGCAACACGCCCATTACGGTGACCTTCGGCAAGGCGCTGAAGTTCAAGTTCGCTGACTACATCGGCGACAACGACAAGACTGGTCGCGGCGACGGCTACATCGTCAACGTCGACGGCAGCAACCTCCCCGTGATCGGCAGCCTGAAGCCCACCATCCAGGTGGTGTACGGCAGCCGTGACGGTGCCGAAGCCTTCTACACCTACGGCGACGCCGACAACAACGTCAACACCCGCGACGTGGTGACGGGCATCAGCGACGGCTACTACAAGTACTACCGTGGCGTGCGTGCCACCATCACCCCCGTGGGCACCCTGAAGGCGGGCATCCACTACCTGCAGGAAGGGACGGACGAGACCGGCTACGCGGCCGCCACCTACCGCGCGACCCAGGGTGACCCCACCCGCAACATCGGCGCTGGCGCCTTCACGGCCGCCACCGACGTGACGACGTTCGGCGCCGACCTGCACGGCACCGTCGCGGGCTGGCAGCTGGACAGCGAGTACGCTCGCAGCAACGTCACGAACACCACCTTCAGCACGACCGGTGTCCTCACCCCCGTCGTGACCACCGAGAACGCCTTCTACGCGAAGACGAGCGGCAACATCGGTTCCATCGCCAAGGTGTACACGCTGAACTACCGCAGCGTCAGCGCCGGGTACGACAAGACGGCCGGCATCATGGAAGCCGACCCCACCGACACCGACAACGGCAGCACCGCGCCCTACGCCAGCGGCCGCACCGGCTTCGGCATCAAGGTCGGCACGACCCTGGGCCCCATCGCCCTGGCTGCCTACCAGGACAACGAAGTCGACTACGGCAAGAACCCCCTCGAAACGGCCAACGAGCCCAGCGCTGTCGTGGACCGTGGCGTGACCGGCAAGATCAACCTGTTCAACCTGGTCACCGTCCGCGGCGGCTACTACGAGTACCTGACCGGCGTCAACGCTCCGGTTGAGGACTACGAGGGGCTGAACGGCGTGCGTTACGGCGTCCGTGCCGACATCACCCCCGGCCTGGGTCTCGCCATCGGCGCGTACTACCGCAACGTCGGCCTGGCCGGCAACAGCGGCCCCCGCGCCCAGAACGACGGCGGTCTGTTCGCCAACGGCAAGTACAACAGCTACTTCGACCTGGCCACCAACGACCTGAAGGACCAGAGCGGTTGCGGCGACCTGCACCCCGGTATCAAGAGCACCGACACCGACATGGTGGGCCGCGCCCTGACCTTCAGCCAGAACAGCTTCGGCGACAGCTACTGCTACAGCGAGTACGGCGCCGACCTGACCCACAACGGCAAGGACGCCAACGCCCTGGTCAAGGATCTGTCCTTCCGCGTGGGCTACGCCGCCCGCTACCGCAACTACGACGAGGCCTACACCAACAGCTTCTTCTACGGCGACGTGCTGTACGGCAAGAAAGTCGGCATCGCCCAGGTTGACCTGAAGGGCGCCTTCGGCGTGGACACCTACAGCGAGAACGAGCGCAACAACGCCGAGCGTGCGCTGATCAGCGGTACCGCCAGCCCCGCCAACAGCACGGCCTACGCCTTCGGCATCAAGGTCAAGACCGACGAGCTGAACGTGGCCTTCAAGCCCAGCTTCGAAGGGCAGTTCGGTATCTACAACCGCAGCTACGACTACGGCGCGTACAACTTCACGGTTGACCCCGACAACAACGCTGCGACCGACAACAGCGTGACCTACGCGAACGCGGCCGACTACACCGCCAGCGCCATGAAGTACGTCGTGGGCGTGAAGCTGAACGAGTTCCTGCTCCCCAACACCAAGCTGGCCGTGTACTACGCCGGCTACCAGGGCAAGAACCGCGTCTACCGCAACTTCGTGACCGCCACGGCTCTCAACGACAACTCGGATGCTCCCGGCTCCTTCCGTGACAGCAACACCGGCGCCACCATCAACCAGAACCTGCTGTACGTGGAAGGTAACTACTACGACCTCAGCTTCGGGTACGGCTACGGCACCCTCAGCATGCGCGACGCCAACGGCAACGCCATCGCGGGCGCTGCGGACGCCAAGGGCTCCGTCTTCAAGATCAACTACAAGGTCAACTTCTAA
- the tgt gene encoding tRNA guanosine(34) transglycosylase Tgt, whose product MFEFEIQHRDGRARVAQFHTPRGTVTTPMFMPVGTQGTVKGISPQELLDIGSQMILGNTYHLMLRPGEAMVATHGGLPGFTAYPGPFLTDSGGFQVMSLGHMRKITEEGVTFKSHLDGSLVNLTPERSIQVQEALGADIIMAFDECPPYPAEREYILRSLERTERWLARCLNVKSREEQALFAIVQGGVHEDLRQRSLDLTLPYNTPGFALGGLAVGEPKEEMYPAVAFTAERLPDHKPRYLMGVGHPEDLVAGVALGVDMFDCVYPTRTGRFGYALTDQGRLNMNSSAPRTSMEPLDPDCDCYACTHYTRAYLAHLIRAEEMLGPRMLSLHNLRYLHRLMERARSAIQAGEFHAWASAWAAGYFKNGIPAWFQSALDQGRTGAHQNPQS is encoded by the coding sequence ATGTTTGAGTTTGAGATTCAGCACCGTGACGGTCGGGCGCGCGTGGCGCAGTTCCATACCCCACGCGGCACGGTGACCACCCCTATGTTCATGCCCGTGGGGACGCAGGGTACCGTGAAGGGCATCAGTCCACAGGAACTGCTGGACATCGGTTCGCAGATGATCCTCGGCAACACCTACCACCTCATGCTGCGGCCGGGAGAGGCCATGGTCGCCACCCACGGCGGCCTGCCGGGCTTCACGGCCTACCCCGGGCCGTTCCTGACCGATTCTGGCGGCTTTCAGGTCATGAGCCTGGGGCACATGCGCAAGATCACTGAAGAGGGCGTGACCTTCAAGAGTCACCTGGACGGCAGCCTAGTGAACCTCACGCCCGAGCGCAGCATCCAGGTGCAGGAGGCGCTGGGCGCTGACATCATCATGGCCTTCGATGAGTGTCCGCCCTATCCGGCGGAGCGTGAATACATCCTGCGCAGCCTAGAGCGCACGGAGCGCTGGCTGGCGCGCTGCCTGAACGTCAAGTCCCGTGAGGAGCAGGCCTTGTTCGCCATCGTGCAGGGCGGCGTGCACGAGGATCTGCGTCAGCGCAGCCTGGACCTGACCCTGCCCTACAACACCCCTGGGTTCGCGCTGGGGGGCCTGGCGGTGGGTGAGCCGAAAGAGGAGATGTACCCGGCGGTGGCCTTCACGGCCGAGCGCCTGCCGGACCACAAGCCACGCTACCTGATGGGTGTCGGACACCCGGAGGATCTGGTGGCGGGTGTGGCGCTGGGCGTGGACATGTTCGACTGCGTCTACCCCACCCGCACCGGACGGTTCGGGTACGCCCTGACGGATCAGGGGCGGCTGAACATGAATTCCAGTGCGCCCCGCACCTCCATGGAGCCCCTTGACCCTGACTGTGACTGCTACGCCTGCACGCACTACACCCGTGCCTACTTGGCCCACCTGATCCGCGCCGAGGAGATGCTGGGGCCCCGGATGCTGTCACTGCACAACCTGCGCTACCTGCACCGCCTGATGGAGCGCGCACGTTCGGCCATTCAGGCTGGTGAATTCCACGCCTGGGCTTCAGCCTGGGCTGCCGGCTACTTCAAGAATGGCATTCCGGCCTGGTTCCAGTCGGCCCTGGATCAGGGACGTACCGGTGCACACCAAAATCCCCAATCGTGA
- the hemW gene encoding radical SAM family heme chaperone HemW, which translates to MSLPAPSPALDPVVRHLYVHVPFCPTICPYCDFHVLTRRAGLVERYLEQIEVEAAALAASYQVELDTVYLGGGTPSFLRDEELAALVGSVRRHLGWGRVENTLEVNPGTVSGARAAHWRALGFDRASVGVQSLDDATLRFLGRQHDAAQARDAVTILIGEGFRVSGDLITAVPGQPLLSDIQGLVDLGVGHVSAYTLTIEPGTEFARRGVTVQEDDERRGFEDTEAALGALGFTRYEVSNYARPGQESRHNLAYWQGRTYLGLGPGAAGHYPAEGGVQGTEAVLTVRRTNPHLHEWLTGEAGETEAIDAREFVTDALFMGLRLRAGVDLADLSRRSGLDVAGVYAAPIAQNVARGLLSLDGDRLRATPDGWWVLNRVVTDFLEI; encoded by the coding sequence GTGAGCCTGCCTGCCCCCTCCCCCGCGCTGGATCCGGTGGTGCGGCACCTGTACGTGCACGTGCCGTTCTGCCCGACGATCTGTCCGTACTGCGATTTTCACGTCCTGACGCGCCGCGCGGGACTGGTGGAACGTTACCTGGAGCAGATAGAGGTCGAGGCGGCGGCGCTGGCGGCCAGCTATCAGGTCGAGCTGGACACCGTGTACCTGGGGGGCGGCACGCCCAGTTTCCTGCGGGACGAGGAACTCGCGGCGCTGGTGGGCAGCGTGCGGCGGCACCTGGGCTGGGGCCGCGTGGAGAACACGCTGGAGGTCAACCCGGGCACGGTAAGTGGGGCGCGCGCGGCGCACTGGCGGGCGCTGGGCTTCGACCGGGCCAGCGTGGGCGTGCAGAGCCTCGACGACGCCACCTTGAGATTCCTGGGCCGTCAGCATGACGCGGCGCAGGCGCGCGACGCCGTGACGATCCTGATCGGCGAGGGGTTCCGCGTGAGTGGTGACCTGATCACGGCCGTGCCGGGGCAGCCGCTCCTGAGTGACATCCAGGGGCTGGTGGATCTGGGGGTGGGGCACGTCAGTGCGTACACGCTGACGATCGAGCCCGGCACCGAGTTCGCCCGGCGCGGCGTGACCGTGCAGGAGGACGACGAGCGGCGCGGCTTCGAGGACACCGAGGCGGCCCTGGGGGCGCTGGGCTTCACGCGGTACGAGGTGAGCAACTACGCGCGGCCCGGGCAGGAATCCCGGCACAACCTCGCGTACTGGCAGGGCCGCACGTACCTGGGCCTGGGACCGGGCGCGGCAGGACACTACCCGGCGGAAGGCGGAGTGCAGGGAACAGAGGCCGTCCTGACGGTGCGCCGGACGAATCCGCACCTGCACGAGTGGCTGACGGGTGAGGCGGGCGAGACGGAGGCGATTGACGCGCGGGAGTTCGTGACGGACGCGCTGTTTATGGGCCTGCGCCTGCGCGCGGGGGTGGATCTGGCGGACCTGTCGCGCCGCAGCGGCCTGGACGTGGCGGGGGTGTACGCCGCTCCCATCGCGCAGAACGTCGCGCGCGGCCTCCTGAGCCTGGACGGCGACCGGCTGCGCGCCACGCCGGACGGCTGGTGGGTCCTCAACCGCGTGGTGACTGACTTCCTTGAGATCTGA
- a CDS encoding bleomycin resistance protein yields MTENLSLVPELTVSDLPRSLEVYTRVFGFTLHDTRPGFAYLSLGRAQWMLEQAQPAGVWPTGPLEVPFGRGINFQIVHPELDALHARLVAEGYPLFQPLRTERYTEGEVAHTQRQLVVQDPDGYLLRFTT; encoded by the coding sequence ATGACCGAGAACCTCTCGCTGGTGCCTGAGTTGACGGTCAGCGACCTGCCGCGCAGCCTTGAGGTCTACACCCGCGTGTTCGGCTTCACGCTGCACGATACCCGCCCCGGGTTCGCGTACCTGAGCCTGGGCCGGGCGCAGTGGATGCTGGAGCAGGCGCAGCCGGCGGGGGTGTGGCCGACCGGGCCACTGGAGGTGCCGTTCGGGCGTGGGATCAACTTCCAGATCGTGCACCCGGAGCTGGACGCCCTGCACGCGCGGCTGGTCGCGGAAGGCTACCCGCTGTTCCAGCCGCTGCGCACCGAAAGGTACACGGAGGGCGAGGTGGCGCACACGCAGCGGCAGCTGGTCGTGCAGGACCCCGACGGGTACCTGCTGCGCTTCACGACTTGA
- a CDS encoding phosphodiester glycosidase family protein, with product MPLNLARSGGNFALRPNGVFWISGSRAGVLETGAFRRAGLSPTYATQSGPLLVQRGQLHPAFNKGGTSFKLRSGVGVCKGGQVRFAVSAGPVNFHTFATFFRDTLKCPDALYLDGSISAYATPDRNTQLAGFAGIWSVSR from the coding sequence GTGCCCCTGAACCTCGCGCGGTCCGGCGGGAACTTCGCGCTGCGGCCCAACGGCGTGTTCTGGATCAGCGGCAGCCGGGCCGGCGTGCTGGAGACCGGCGCGTTCCGCCGCGCCGGCCTGAGCCCCACGTACGCCACCCAGTCTGGGCCGCTGCTCGTGCAGCGCGGGCAGCTGCATCCCGCCTTCAACAAGGGGGGCACCTCGTTCAAGCTGCGCAGCGGCGTCGGCGTCTGCAAAGGCGGACAGGTGCGCTTCGCGGTCAGTGCTGGCCCCGTCAACTTCCATACCTTCGCCACCTTCTTCCGCGACACGCTGAAGTGCCCTGACGCCCTGTATCTGGACGGCAGTATCAGCGCGTACGCCACCCCTGACCGCAACACCCAGCTGGCAGGCTTCGCCGGGATCTGGAGCGTGAGCCGCTGA
- a CDS encoding PaaI family thioesterase: MTDQPRQRTYTWADMTPTLETARRLSGLEYLHAIARGELPPAPIGMTLGMEPLRAEDFTEGRAVFRLKPQEFHHNPIGSVHGGVFATLLDSAVGCAVHSTLPAGVGYTTLELKFNCIRPLFAGGPEVQAIGQVVAVTRQTAIAEGRIVDDAGKLYAHATTTCLLLR, from the coding sequence ATGACCGACCAGCCCCGACAGCGCACCTACACCTGGGCCGACATGACCCCCACCCTGGAAACAGCCCGCCGCCTGAGCGGCCTGGAGTACCTGCACGCCATCGCCCGCGGCGAGCTGCCCCCCGCGCCCATCGGCATGACGCTCGGCATGGAACCCCTGCGCGCCGAGGACTTCACCGAAGGCCGCGCCGTCTTCCGCCTGAAACCGCAGGAATTCCACCACAACCCCATCGGCAGCGTGCATGGCGGCGTGTTTGCCACGCTGCTCGATTCCGCCGTGGGCTGCGCCGTGCACTCCACGCTGCCCGCCGGGGTGGGCTACACCACGCTGGAACTGAAATTCAACTGCATCCGCCCCCTGTTCGCGGGTGGCCCGGAGGTGCAGGCCATCGGGCAGGTCGTCGCCGTGACCCGTCAGACGGCCATCGCCGAGGGCCGCATCGTGGACGACGCCGGGAAGCTGTACGCGCACGCCACGACGACCTGCCTCCTGCTGCGCTGA